One Orrella dioscoreae genomic window carries:
- a CDS encoding helix-turn-helix transcriptional regulator, producing MLSHRLKEARQRLGVSQEKLGQLAGIDAASASARMNQYERGKHTPDFSLMRRLAPILQLPVPWFYTPDDDMADLLEAYHHMQAPDQAYLLDLARKLRRRPRD from the coding sequence GTGCTTTCCCATCGCTTGAAAGAGGCCCGGCAACGGCTCGGTGTCTCGCAGGAAAAACTTGGCCAGCTGGCCGGCATCGACGCGGCCTCGGCCAGTGCACGCATGAACCAGTACGAACGGGGCAAGCACACACCGGATTTCTCGCTGATGCGCAGGCTGGCCCCCATCCTGCAGTTGCCGGTGCCCTGGTTCTATACGCCCGACGACGACATGGCCGACCTGCTGGAGGCCTATCACCACATGCAGGCGCCTGACCAGGCCTACCTGCTGGACCTGGCGCGCAAGCTGCGCCGCCGGCCGCGCGACTAG